ACTGGACTGGTTGACTATGGTTCTAGCTGGTTTTGGTTTCCAACAGGAGGTGTTCTGATTCAACTCTTGTTTTGATTGTTTTTCGGCGATTTCAATTCTAATGCAAAACGGTTTTGGTCCATGTGATACCTTCTAAAATACTACCAATTATTACTTTTTTAAATCTAGTTTAAACTAGGCTGGAACTGCTGGTTTGACTGTCAGTTCCGTTCAGAGCTTGTGGAGTCTGGTTCTAGTTCAGGTCCTGCAACTGTCCCAGGCCTATTTCGGGTTTGACCTAGGCTGGTCCGGTTCAGAACTGGCTCTTGACCAAGTCTATTTGGAGCTATATCCTGTAATCTCTATTACAAATTCTTCAAGGTGAAATTTGACATCTTTTAATTTTTTGGGGTCTCAGGCTCGCTGGCCAAATGCGATTGTTCTTTTCATCACTCCTCCTCCAATTGATGAAGCTGCACGCCTCCGGTATATAGTCTTCTCCTCCGTTAATTCCACACAGCAATTTAATTAATGTTAGCTCATTTTCGTACCATGTTATGAATTTCTGGTAAAAACTGAAACATTTGCAGGTATCCTTATGTTGAGAATCTGCAGGGTCTGTCCGAGAGGACGAATGAAGCTGCTGGTGCTTATGCCAAGGCATGTATTGCTGTTGCAGAAGAATGTGGGTGCCCTGTGGTAGATATCTGGACCAAGATGCAGCAAAATCCTAACTGGAAAAATGCTTGTCTAAGGTAATTCTATATTTTATTATGCTTGTTGGTATGTGAGTTAAAAGATATATATGCACATCAATGAGCTTTAACTTGGTGACATTGGAGTTGTCTATAAAATTGTAAGATTTTGAGTTTTTGTTAGCTTTCTGCACAGTAGTAATTTGTCCCAATATTCTTGTGGAAATGCAGAGATGGTTTGCACCTAACTCAGAGCGGAAACAAGATCGTGTTCGAGGAAGTGGTCAAGAAGCTCAAGGAACGGGGCTTGAGCGTAGAGATATTGCCAATTGATCTCCCACTCATAGCTGATATTGACCCTAAGGATCCACTCAAGTCATTTCAGGAATAAGATGATTGCATTTCATTGTTAATTGAGCAATTAAATGGCTAcaaaattattgtaaataaaagCCCAAGAGAGTGATATCTGGCTGCTGTTCTAAAAGCAAATCTCTTTTGGTGAAAAAGAACAGTTTCTCTACTTAATTAAAGACGGCGATTAATTACTCTCTCTTAAACTTCTTTGTCAGGCGAGTAGTTGTTTGATAATTGAAAGGGATTAATTGGCTAGCCTAACCATGCCATTATCTTTTTCTTTTAGTTTTATCAGCAATATTAAACAGGTTCCAAATTAATTCAATCGGTTGAGTTGGTTTAATTTTGACAACCATTAACATAAAAAGTAATCTACGAAAATCCATGCTAATATTCAAACTTATGAGATGATTTCATAATTTATGAAAGCTCAATTTGAGATGCCAATATGTTAAAAATGctctttctaataatttaaaattcgtTAGCTTGTGATAAtttgttttattaatatattaaattaaattattattttattttcttttatattgtaaatgtaaatataaataaatgtcattatgaaaatttaatttcgagtatttcttttattatattaaaattttaattatttttaaaaaaatttagacaTTAAAATCTAAatagaattattttattaataattatttataaaatatattaaattattattatttatttaataatatactgattaaatttcaaattttaattatctaCTTTCATCAATTCAATTGCCGAGTGGCCGCTGCTTCTCCCTAGTCCCTAGTAACATCTTGTTTGTATATAGGTAATTACAACTGAAAATtccttaaatttaataaaatacacATTTACAATTGGGATGAGTAGATTttggtttaaattgaaaaatcgaatcgaatcgaattaatttgattcaatcagtttggttttaaaattcaatcagttcggtttgattttatattataaaaatttcggttatttcggtttggttcgattttaaagagaaaaaaaatcagttaaatcgAATCGAgtcgaatagtaattttatatattcaaacgAATCAAATCG
The sequence above is a segment of the Hevea brasiliensis isolate MT/VB/25A 57/8 chromosome 11, ASM3005281v1, whole genome shotgun sequence genome. Coding sequences within it:
- the LOC110672555 gene encoding GDSL esterase/lipase At5g45920 — protein: MRPKIYLFGDSITEESFDDGGWGASLVHLFSRTVDVVLRGYSGYNTRWALKVMERVFQPAESGGDCGAPPLAVTVFFGANDACLPDRCSAYQHVPLPEYKHNLHAIFSFFKARWPNAIVLFITPPPIDEAARLRYPYVENLQGLSERTNEAAGAYAKACIAVAEECGCPVVDIWTKMQQNPNWKNACLRDGLHLTQSGNKIVFEEVVKKLKERGLSVEILPIDLPLIADIDPKDPLKSFQE